A segment of the Nasonia vitripennis strain AsymCx chromosome 2, Nvit_psr_1.1, whole genome shotgun sequence genome:
ttttctagttaataaattattaaattattattaaacccTCGTGATGAAAAGACATTTTCATTCGATTAGAGACACCATAGATCCGGCATAATGTTCTATAGAGATATCAAGTATTGGAAATTTATATTCTCTGAGGTCTCATCTCTTATCATTGCTTTAAAACAATTATACAAATAAGACTAAAACCTTAAACTTACCGCATTATCTGGATGAAAAATGTAACTAGCAGGACTATtatcaacaataataatttgttgCAAATCCCGGCCTAATTTGTTTAAATCTTTAACGTAATTGCCTCTGTGAAAAACGCAAGATTCACGGAATAATCTTGCTCTGAAGACTCCCCATTTATCGAGTAGGTCTGCCACTGGATCAGCATACTGAGAAATAAAATGGATTCAGCTATTTGTGACATcataaaatgaataataaaagttattaaaacgTGCTTGACTTGTGTGTCTAAGTAACGCTATCACATATAACAAGCCTTTTACTCAGCAGAAATTCTTGGACCAAACACCAAACAACTTGTGAATACAAGAGGCATTAGTAGTACGCGAGTCATCTGATGTACATCTACAAAAAATAGCTCCTAAGCTAACTGATGCAGATTCATAGCATGCACATTTTAATTGCGAATCTATACGCGATTTGTTATATGAATGAAGCCAATAGTATTAACAGTTTTTGTCCAAGTTCTTTTCTTACAAAATATAATCTTTGCATTTATCTCTAGCTTGGGAAGCCAATGGAAATCACGAAAAACAAAACCTTGTAGAGCAAAAATATTCACCTTGGCTAGACTCGCAGTAAACAGAACGCACTCATAGAGCTCGCCCATCCTCTGGAGAAATTCGTCAACGTAAGGCCTCTTGAGAACGTAAACTTGATGCACCGTGCCGTCAATCTCGACAGGTACGACAAAGTCGGCGTTGTTGATGGGTTTGAACGAGCTGTGCACCAGGGTTTCGTCCAGGTCGATCACCATGCACTTTTTATGCAAGTCCTGGTTTCGCACCGGAGGGAGCAGGAATCGAGGCGAGCCGGTGCTAGGAGGCGGTGAGCCCCGGCCGTCGCCTTGGAGAGAACTGGCCTTGGAGCTTTTGGAGCTGCTGCCCCGGCCACGGCCCAGGCAACACAGCAATGAGCGCAACAAACCCCGACCGCGAGGCTTCTTCTCGCTCGGGGTCGGACTGTTAATGCTTGTCTCATTCTCTCTTGGTAGTTGTGCTGAAAAACACCagtattacattattattttaacaatcgtgtatttaaaaaagttgatgaAATAATCAAAGCACAAAAATGTCAATGACATTTCATAGTATCAGACCGTGCAAGTAGTGAGCAATCTTTTCTAACGATAAGCATTATAGTCAGATACtttgaaacaaaaattcaACACGAAAATACACTCATGTATTTTTCTAACTGATTTTGTAATAGTACAAGTTGGTAAGACAAAGATTTTAGTTTTGTATTGATGTGCGCAAACTGTATTTAATTTTCGAGCATTTGTTATCTTGAAATACCTCCTACAGTGTACTAAAACATGATGGATGAAAAGGTTTGAAGTTCTAAAAATCAATATCAATTTGATTGTACTGTATCTTGTATTGCGTttggtttttcttttttaactaAACAACAGCTATCAAGAAACAATAGGTAGTAATAGAACTTTTTTCAGATTCAAAATAGTAGTAGCAGcaaaattctttatttttagatgCCTACACGTCAATGTCACACACGATAACAATCCAGACGTGAAAACCATTAACGAAGCGGAAAAAGATAAAGCATCCAAGATAGGAGAAAAAGATGCGTGTGCCAGagcaaaagagagagggagtaaaGAGAGGGACAAAGAGAGGAGGGACTGAAGATAGCAAGAGACAAAATATAGCAAAATGGCTCAAAAGTGAGTAGGAGGTGGCAAAATACAATCTTGTGGTCTCTCAAGGCTGGGTGCAAAAAGCACGTTGCGGATAAAAACGTCGCTTTGCAGCTGCAATTAGCTtgagagacagagaggagCAAGGTAAGGGATGGAGCATGGAGCGTAGGAAAAAGAGCAACAGAGTTCAGAGGAATCAAAGCCTCCGCGCGTTTGTCAAAGTAAACAAGCGAGCGTGCAGCAACATCAGCAGCACCTAACCTTTCATCTGTGCAGCGACTAGATTGAGGCAGTTTGCGGGGGATCCGCGGTAGTTTGCTCGTAAAAGCCGCAAAAAAGGCTCGAGTCTATGGGTCGCGAGTCGACGCGATCCAGATAGGCTAGTGGACGTCATAGTCGTGCTCTCTCTTCGCAGCAGCAATAATGGCGAGAGTccgcgagaaaaaaacacTGTAACAGGTGCACGCAGCATCCCAAAACAAATGAGCCGCGCGGAGAGCATCAGAGAAGAACAGCCCCGGAGAGAGGCTCAAAGAGCACGACGAAGAGAGGGAGCAGCACTTTTGGAGCCAGACTAAAAGTGAAAGAGGCTACGGCAGCCACGGGcggatggagagagagagagcgagagacggaaagagagacggagtgcatacgtatacgcggagattgagtgagagagagagagagaggactagctatatatatacacggagAGCAGCCGTGTGCACGACGTATGTATGCGTACGTACCTTTCTCGTTGTTGAACTGTCCTAGCTCGTCATCGCGCGACACTTGGGTGATAATGGACGATGCGTCCATTTAAACATTTGTCGGAGTCCTCGGGGTCTGTCTCGTCTCGTTCGGCTGCGGACCAAGCTCCTGGTCTGTACAGCTGCTTGCGCCagcagctctttctctctctctctctctctccctctctctctctctctctctcacttctACGATCCGCTGGACGGCGAGAGGCGAGAGAAAAAGCAGCGTGTAAAaacagagcgcgcgcggacggaacgcgagtctctctcactctcttcttCTGTATGTATATTCTATATATCGCAGCACAGAGCACAGTCATACACACGGACACAGATCTACACACGCGCAGccagaatgagagagagagagaaagcgagcgagcgggcgAGAGAGTGAGACGGGCGCTAGCGGCTATTTatgcgactgctgctgctggctccgAGTCGTGTGCGATCACCGCTGATGGCGTCTCGCGATGATCGTCGTCTCGCTGATGCTgctctgttgctgctgctgctgctggccccGTAGCCGCTCTGCTGGCCTCGTCAGCATCCCAAACTGCGTGTGTGGATGTGTGAGATGCTCCAAgatttctcgctctcgcgtacGTTCCTACGCCACCGTCGCGCGCGTGCTAACTGCAGGAGCGGCCGAGCActgtgcttctctctctctcgctctcggcttTGTTGAGCCGCTACTGCGCAGACGCACGAGACTCTCTTTCTACTCTTTCTGTagtttctcgctctctcttgcTCCGCTGCAGGATGTATACTTATAGTGCTGCTTGCGCGAGTAGTAAGTATAGTCCCGTATCTCGCGGCGCCGCTGCTCTTCTTTGATACCGCCTATACTCCGCATACGCCATACACTGCGGGGGCCAGGGagacactctctctctctctctctctctctctcgaaattgGGCTGGTGCCGGTGTCGTAAATCGTCGCTGGAGCTGCGGCTCTAAAGATACATCGCCTAATCAGTTGGGTGTCTCTCGCGAggctcgccccccccccccgccccgcGCGACGATTAGGACGATGCGAAGGCACCGCACTGTATATTATTGAGCTATATATCTCGGATTTGTCCGCCCAATATGGCGGGCCGTTTGACGGCTTTCACTCGCGCCATAAGCTTTTCCGATAAGTACCGGCGGGACTCGCGCTTTCTATTGTCGCGAATCGACGCTTTTGGCCTTATATATTATGCGGTATAGACAACTACGCGCTCTTACTATATATAAATTCGCCGCTTCCATAGCTCTCTCGGTCTTGTTTACTCGCGGCGGGTTTCTTGCTGCCgtctccgagagagagagagctattaTGGTTCTTTCTTTCCCTCCCGATTCTGCGGGCCGCTACTTATGGTGCGCGACTGCCTTACGCGTGTGCGGGCCGTTGCTTGGTACAGGGGAGCTCGCTCCTCGCGTGATGCAAGCTCTTTTTCCTCGTAATTCGAGACTATCCGTGAGTGTAGGGAGAGGACGCGGGTTTTCCGCGCAAGTAGCGAGGATGAACAAACGAAATCTGTCGACCGCAGGCGGAAAAGAATTAGAAAGAAACTCGAGAATAGGGACTCGTCGATACGGCACTTAGCCGCAGCATCATCGCGCTGCGCATATAGATAGAGCAAAGCAGATTACGTGTCCGCGCTTGCGATCGAACCACACCTATTATATCATGTATACGCGCGATCGAGTGTCTCGCGTGATAGTACCTACATATAGCTATGCATACGTATCTCCGCCGTGAAAAGTAATACAAGTGGGAAAAACTTAACTCGACATTTTTCCCCGCTTCCGTCTCCTACTCAATCGACGCGACTTGtgctgcagcgcgcgaatCATGCGTATATATAAGAGCTGTCGACTTTTCTTTTACGCGATGCTGGGAAATCGATTGTATTTGTATACTTCTTTTCTCTTCGAACGCGTGAGGTGGATCCGCTATGAGCGGGAAAAGTCAAGATTATTACGCGGCAGCAGTTATATGCGCGAAAGCTGTTGGAATACGCACGCGACGCGCTAAAATCCACACTTGCACAATGTGTAGAAGACGCTGAAGTTAAAAGTATAAACTTGAAAGACTCGCGCCTGAAtgacaatatttatttaattatatagaAGCGTTAACGAGCTTTTCGCGCCGATGAACTCGCTTGAATAAGGCCCCGTTAAAAAGATGAGCGGTCTATCTGTACATATCCTATTACTAccgagtaaataaataaataaacattcgCGTTATCGCAACGAAGCTATACCTcgttacaataatttttttactttacgACGAGTGTAAGTGTAATGCTTCTTTAGAATCGCTTATACAAACTCGTTACGCGAAACTAGCCGCTTGCGGGTGACCAATTTTCAAACGCATCTCGCGCTGCATCTTGCTGTATCgaagaagaaaaggaaaaatcgACGTGTAGTATTCGCGCGCACTACACACGCTACAATGAATGAATTCGAGCGCAACTCGCGCAAGTCGACGAAAGCGGCTTTGAATAAGGGGGGTATCAAAATATGCGCTCGAAAGGACCACGCAAAAATTGCCGCTGCCGTGTGCGAAATACAGAGCTGTACCGTCGGCTATCGATTGATCGGCGCTAACACTCGTAAAGTAT
Coding sequences within it:
- the LOC100122036 gene encoding carboxy-terminal domain RNA polymerase II polypeptide A small phosphatase 1 isoform X1; the encoded protein is MDASSIITQVSRDDELGQFNNEKAQLPRENETSINSPTPSEKKPRGRGLLRSLLCCLGRGRGSSSKSSKASSLQGDGRGSPPPSTGSPRFLLPPVRNQDLHKKCMVIDLDETLVHSSFKPINNADFVVPVEIDGTVHQVYVLKRPYVDEFLQRMGELYECVLFTASLAKYADPVADLLDKWGVFRARLFRESCVFHRGNYVKDLNKLGRDLQQIIIVDNSPASYIFHPDNAVPVASWFDDMTDSELLDLIPFFEKLSNVDNIYTVLCNSNHPYNQVPTSVKNNHSPGSGSMGAS
- the LOC100122036 gene encoding carboxy-terminal domain RNA polymerase II polypeptide A small phosphatase 1 isoform X2; protein product: MLSARLICFGMLRAPVTVFFSRGLSPLLLLRRESTTMTSTSLSGSRRLATHRLEPFLRLLRANYRGSPANCLNLVAAQMKAQLPRENETSINSPTPSEKKPRGRGLLRSLLCCLGRGRGSSSKSSKASSLQGDGRGSPPPSTGSPRFLLPPVRNQDLHKKCMVIDLDETLVHSSFKPINNADFVVPVEIDGTVHQVYVLKRPYVDEFLQRMGELYECVLFTASLAKYADPVADLLDKWGVFRARLFRESCVFHRGNYVKDLNKLGRDLQQIIIVDNSPASYIFHPDNAVPVASWFDDMTDSELLDLIPFFEKLSNVDNIYTVLCNSNHPYNQVPTSVKNNHSPGSGSMGAS